Proteins found in one Planococcus citri chromosome 2, ihPlaCitr1.1, whole genome shotgun sequence genomic segment:
- the LOC135834475 gene encoding uncharacterized protein LOC135834475 — MAAIKLLHIQLWVTMVSYASHFTWTHDVLADSYETQVFETGFPLPEAIDPNVHTFQDLVCHSRAFVDNSLLIRYMASTSRLMVTLPRAFGKSINLDMIKYFYQMEVDKATLKPIPREETKSYKTFEMGMMYCDGKFEKLKDTFLISGYKNERFFRQLGSVPVVRLNIGQPTLFESLKDVYEGVKEVIRETINDHSYIMNVSYANIDAKVKNCQNMFRSLEESLNSDTGDGNMMSDVIPQLIDLLYKIFDRKVFVIIDEYDAILNEVYFGTSTLNETEMTAVAAFFADFYNAIVKHNENVERVFMTGILRWQGGPTIFSSILDRMEFNTLSGGDAIHFYGMSNDNVLKLLTNAGSHDVFEKVVDHYGGYNFETRPNRTSKFNPYLISCFISQNGIPKEKNFWTQTSNTSAMLTHLIKYKNFNENFLLLISGRAIKLDAYKDIATFTIQDFETFSNVMLKAKQAHKYEWSSLESIRNRDNFGFNILRAIGYLTETNHRPFNYEESDINYEESEVSYFKNIWVKATNKEVLKALAIDYVSIFTGKPDENTARMSIQWTSLLEDCGNALTQVFQGPDPDFKQFAISFEQLINIFLNITCQIEDNGEKAYAKEDIFEKLLAAVINHSVYDIGIKRLETQHQFEYTNDTRRPDVVCQKHNGELFIFELKYCRGDRLNMEKIKDMLENGTTQASGYADWYLHGTDHHLYKAPNATVVVLLVTGYEKRVVLQTSTKLKNYSHSDGLTTGNYWPNSFHPLS, encoded by the exons ATGGCTGCTATTAA ATTGTTGCATATACAGTTGTGGGTTACAATGGTTTCATATGCCAGTCACTTTACATGGACTCATGATGTACTGGCAGATAGTTATGAAACGCAGGTTTTTGAAACAGGGTTTCCCTTACCTGAAGCTATTGATCCGAATGTTCACACGTTTCAAGATCTTGTCTGCCACAGTCGCGCATTTGTGGATAATTCTTTACTGATAAGATATATGGCTTCTACAAGCAGACTAATGGTAACTCTTCCGCGCGCTTTTGGCAAAAGCATCAACTTAGATATGATtaaatatttttaccaaatggaAGTTGATAAAGCCACCCTAAAACCAATACCTCGAGAAGAAACGAAGTCGTATAAGACATTCGAAATGGGCATGATGTATTGCGAtggtaaattcgaaaaattgaaggataCATTTCTGATTAGTGGTTACAAGAATGAACGTTTTTTTAGACAGCTAGGCTCAGTCCCTGTAGTGCGCCTCAATATTGGCCAGCCAACGTTGTTCGAGTCTTTAAAGGATGTCTATGAAGGAGTAAAAGAAGTAATTCGAGAAACAATCAACGACCACAGCTATATAATGAACGTTTCATACGCCAACATCGATGCAAAAGTtaagaattgtcaaaatatgTTTAGAAGCCTAGAAGAATCATTAAACAGCGACACCGGAGATGGGAACATGATGTCTGATGTTATACCACAATTAATCGATTTGTTGTACAAAATATTTGATAGAAAGGTATTTGTAATAATCGACGAATACGACGCTATTCTAAATGAAGTTTATTTCGGTACTTCGACGCTTAATGAAACTGAAATGACTGCCGTTGCAGCATTTTTTGCAGACTTTTACAATGCTATAGTAAAGCATAACGAAAATGTTGAACGGGTCTTCATGACTGGTATTCTGCGTTGGCAAGGAGgacctacaattttttccagcatCCTCGATAGAATGGAGTTTAATACATTGAGCGGAGGCGATGCCATTCATTTTTATGGTATGAGTAATgataatgttttgaaattattaactAATGCAGGATCACACGACGTGTTTGAAAAAGTGGTGGATCATTACGGTGGATATAACTTCGAGACTCGGCCGAATCGTACCAGCAAATTCAACCCTTATTTGATATCATGTTTCATCTCACAGAATGGAATCCCAAAAGAGAAGAATTTTTGGACGCAAACGTCCAACACTTCGGCAATGTTGACGCatcttataaaatataaaaacttcAACGAAAACTTCCTGCTTTTAATCTCAGGTAGAGCAATCAAACTCGACGCTTACAAAGACATCGCTACATTCACCATTCAggattttgaaaccttttcgAATGTTATGCTTAAGGCAAAACAAGCCCACAAATATGAATGGAGTTCGCTGGAAAGCATTCGGAATAGGGATAATTTCGGATTTAATATCCTGCGCGCGATTGGTTATTTAACGGAAACCAACCATCGTCCTTTTAACTACGAGGAATCTGATATTAACTACGAGGAATCTGAGGTCTCCTATTTCAAGAATATATGGGTCAAAGCTACGAATAAGGAAGTCTTGAAAGCTCTCGCAATAGACTACGTTTCCATTTTTACCGGGAAACCTGATGAAAATACAGCTCGCATGAGTATACAATGGACATCTCTTCTTGAAGATTGTGGCAATGCACTGACACAAGTTTTTCAAGGCCCTGACCcagatttcaaacaatttgcCATCTCGTTCGAACAActgattaacatttttttaaatataacgTGCCAGATCGAAGATAACGGTGAAAAAGCGTACGCCAAAGAggacatttttgagaaattgttagCAGCTGTAATCAACCACAGTGTATATGACATCGGCATAAAACGTCTGGAAACACAACACCAGTTCGAATACACTAATGATACGAGAAGACCAGATGTAGTTTGTCAGAAACATAATGGTGAACTGTTTATATTTGAGCTAAAGTATTGTAGAGGAGATAGACTGAATATGGAGAAGATCAAAGATATGTTGGAAAATGGCACCACCCAAGCATCAGGGTATGCTGATTGGTATTTGCACGGAACTGACCATCATCTGTATAAGGCTCCCAATGCAACTGTAGTAGTTTTACTGGTGACGGGATATGAAAAACGAGTCGTGCTGCAAACTTCTACTAAATTA AAGAATTACTCGCATTCCGACGGACTGACAACTGGGAACTACTGGCCAAATTCATTCCATCCGCTATCATAA
- the LOC135834470 gene encoding uncharacterized protein LOC135834470, translated as MNRLIKLVNIVLLFASLHLLSTDALESKIDIKEIGDCNKFEFQCGNGQCIRDSFLCDGISDCKDHSDETREQCLNKKCDEQSFQCDYGACIRKEYLCDGLKQCQDGSDENKRICSAAVNGTKTKRAADGSCAIPPVTADKTITYSCDGNDSTSCNSNGLVREFSVALMVCNPGYFATNDAELESHCYNRKWKPNFPKCLRMCDKLNPINVDLQCYHRGVNIPCDTNTLLAGTIIRPTCMPLHTYRDFVPTYHEITCQEDGKWDKNLFSCVPECGRPYSNPTALISGGVEEKFGDSPWHVAVYNQVKILICGGTIINPYLIISAAHCFQDQSSNRKDSSNYEIIVSKFTREYSVIDNHNQKTFKLKEIRYSSKGYFGINNYFAADIAILILQEKLTISPTVLPACVDWASLSANRYPPENTPAKVVGWGKNEHGKLSEKLQTVNLPYISRERCLNTVPDEFKAFITFDKFCAGSENGPGVLQGDSGGGLLFRENNLYYLRGVVSLKQPTSTAVAAFTDLADHIDWILAVRNEVEREMINRESTLPIRQPVVENICKDYAKHACVKVQDCPTANYLISNNKAIACSFNSNNAVESICCPLREANQTSSSTMATSTSGSSSITTSQYTTPSSSSMAPPYYKPSSTKTQYNTPSTTSTRPFYYYPQSSTSSKPQYSTQTSTSTAAPYKPPPSTSTAAPYKPPSSTSTAAPYKPPFNYQRPPPQPQYNTTYTVATRPPYNIPTQSKPQYNMFSTATSRPQYTFSTAATRPQYNTPTASSEVSTAKTQSTPEVDWKPQYNISAVPPTFVEQQYNTPPPVPLRPFNMKPQSNTPSTVSEEPQYNIPNFSTSMATVKDERVPVKLGEYPHIAVIGYGDGQYIDWACNGALISERFVISAAHCGNSSSGVEPKWVKLGAINMYSTADGVAPAIYSISKRYHNPNFKPTDFYKDVTIFLLNTSVVITPHVKPACLYMSTRNPVDTRASAIGWGFEDQAGQPDYHLQKSTITVVDDEKCRTAYQSGAPYLDQGYDSNTMVCAGDSNEHSGLCGTLLGSPLQIPTTNHSCPWMIIGIKSFAASCENNMLNNQPAVFSKISYHLYWIQRLINWPLDMLENQIDPFFF; from the exons ATGAATAGACTGATCAAACTTGTAAATATAGTTTTGCTCTTTGCAAGTCTTCATTTGCTTTCAACCG atgctttggaatcaaaaattgatataaaagaGATTGGTGACTGCAATAA ATTCGAATTTCAATGCGGAAATGGCCAATGTATTCGTGATTCTTTTCTTTGCGATGGAATATCGGATTGTAAAGATCATTCGGATGAGACTCGTGAGCAGTGTTTGAATAAAAA ATGCGATGAACAGTCCTTTCAATGCGATTATGGGGCTTGTATTCGTAAAGAATATCTCTGCGATGGTTTGAAACAATGCCAAGATGGATCTGACGAAAATAAAAGAATATGCAGTGCTGCTGTGAATGGAACTAAGACAAAACGAGCTGCTGA TGGCTCGTGTGCTATACCTCCAGTCACAGCTGATAAAACAATCACATACTCTTGCGACGGAAACGATTCCACATCATGCAACTCGAATGGGCTGGTTCGTGAATTCTCTGTTGCTTTGATGGTATGCAACCCTGGTTACTTTGCCACAAACGATGCTGAATTGGAGTCCCATTGCTACAACAGAAAATGGAAGCCTAATTTTCCTAAATGTTTAA gaATGTGCGATAAACTAAACCCTATAAATGTTGATCTGCAGTGTTACCACAGAGGCGTAAATATCCCTTGTGATACGAATACACTGTTAGCTGGTACCATAATTCGACCAACTTGCATGCCATTGCATACGTACAGAGATTTTGTTCCTACTTATCACGAGATCACCTGCCAAGAGGATGGGAAATGggataaaaatcttttttcgtGCGTTCCTG AATGTGGACGACCATATAGCAATCCTACTGCATTGATTAGTGGAggagttgaagaaaaatttggtgATTCTCCTTGGCACGTTGCAGTTTATAAtcaagttaaaattttgatttgtggAGGAACAATTATAAATCCGTACTTGATTATATCAG CTGCACATTGCTTCCAAGACCAATCCAGTAACAGAAAAGATTCctcaaattatgaaataattGTCAGCAAATTTACTAGAGAGTATTCTGTTATTGATAACCAtaatcaaaaaactttcaag ctaaaaGAAATCCGATACTCCAGCAAAGGTTATTTTGGTATCAACAACTACTTTGCAGCCGATATTGCAATCCTGATTTTACAGGAAAAACTCACCATAAGCCCAACAGTATTGCCAGCTTGTGTCGACTGGGCAAGCTTAAGTGCAAACAGATATCCACCAGAAAATACACCAGCCAAA GTTGTAGGATGGGGAAAGAATGAGCATGGAAAGTTGAGTGAGAAACTGCAGACGGTCAATTTACCATACATCAGTCGGGAAAGATGTTTGAACACTGTTCCTGATGAATTCAAAGCGTTTAtaacatttgataaattttgcgCTGGATCGGAAAATG gtCCTGGTGTACTTCAGGGAGACAGTGGAGGAGGCTTATTATTTAGAGAAAACAATTTGTACTATCTTCGTGGTGTTGTCAGCTTGAAACAACCAACATCGACCGCTGTGGCTGCATTTACTGATTTGGCAGATCATATAGACTGGATTTTAGCAGTTCGAAATGAAGTTGAACGTGAAATGATAAACAGAGAATCAACTCTACCAATAAGGCAGCCCGTTGTAG aaaataTCTGCAAAGATTACGCCAAACATGCTTGTGTGAAAGTTCAAGACTGTCCAACTGCTAATTACCTCATTTCCAATAATAAAGCAATCGCATGCAGTTTCAATTCCAATAATGCTGTAGAAAGTATCTGTTGTCCACTAAGAGAAGCAAATCAGACTAGTTCATCAACAATG GCAACATCAACCAGTGGTTCTTCCAGCATCACTACATCACAATACACTACACCATCTTCCTCTTCAATGGCACCACCATATTATAAGCCTTCTTCCACAAAGACACAATACAATACGCCTTCTACAACTAGCACAAGACCGTTTTATTATTATCCACAATCTTCAACCAGCTCAAAACCACAATACAGCACACAAACTTCAACATCCACAGCTGCACCATACAAACCCCCACCTTCAACATCCACAGCTGCACCATATAAACCTCCATCTTCAACATCCACAGCTGCACCGTATAAACCTCCTTTCAATTACCAAAGACCTCCACCTCAACCACAATACAACACAACCTACACAGTGGCCACTCGGCCACCGTATAACATTCCTACTCAATCTAAACCCCAATACAATATGTTCTCCACAGCGACTTCCAGACCGCAATATACATTTTCTACAGCAGCCACTCGACCTCAATACAACACACCTACAGCATCTTCAGAAGTATCTACAGCAAAAACCCAATCAACTCCTGAGGTAGATTGGAAGCCACAATATAATATATCTGCTGTACCACCAACATTTGTAGAACAACAATATAACACACCACCTCCAGTACCTCTAAGACCATTTAACATGAAACCACAATCTAACACACCATCTACAGTATCTGAAGAGCCACAATACAACATCCCTAATTTTTCCACTTCAATGGCAACAGTGAAAGATGAAAGAGTTCCTGTGAAACTAGGAGAGTATCCTCATATA GCTGTCATTGGATATGGGGATGGTCAATACATTGACTGGGCTTGCAATGGGGCATTGATCAGTGAACGATTTGTCATCAGTGCTGCACATTGTGGAAATAGTTCATCCGG GGTTGAACCAAAATGGGTCAAGTTGGGAGCCATTAACATGTATTCTACAGCAGATGGAGTTGCTCCTGCAATTTATAGTATTTCAAAGAGATATCATAACCCAAATTTCAAACCAACAGATTTCTACAAAGATGTgactatttttttgttgaacacTTCGGTAGTAATTACTCCACATGTTAAACCAGCCTGTCTTTATATGTCTACTCGTAATCCAGTTGATACCAGAGCTAGTGCTATTGGTTGGGGATTTGAAGATCAAG CTGGACAACCTGATTatcatttacaaaaatcaacgaTAACAGTagttgatgatgaaaaatgtagAACTGCATATCAAAGTGGTGCTCCTTACCTTGATCAAGGCTATGACTCCAACACAATGGTGTGTGCTGGAGACTCGAATGAACACAGTGGATTATGTGGG ACTCTTTTAGGAAGTCCACTACAAATTCCAACGACAAACCATTCCTGTCCCTGGATGATTATTGGAATAAAGTCTTTTGCAGCATCGTGTGAAAATAATATGCTGAATAATCAACCTGCTGTGTTTTCTAAAATATCATACCATCTGTATTGGATCCAGAGATTGATCAACTGGCCTTTGGATATGCTGGAGAaccaaattgacccatttttcttctaa
- the LOC135834479 gene encoding venom protease-like, giving the protein MRFHYLCFGVLMVLCDDAFSYKINRRVIRQSGDNSCTTPDNQPGYCLKLKNCTHLYERLGRVPLAPELASFLRKSRCGEESDKSPKVCCSVSTSVDLSATSTPSPGTATPKSAGDFENRLSEDEQKYSVCGKTTRNTWKIVGGGNTTLGDWPWMVALGYTSPSDSDPSYRCGGSLISNKWIVTAAHCVLNTGRLNISVARLGELNLDKAVNDGAAPVEIPIEESIPHPDYNSKQYINDIALLRLKNPVTFTSQIRPICIPNKNEYGNDAFYSKKLPFVIGWGSTEYRGPMSNVLQEVQLEIIDAATCTEKYRNLTQSVIDNRVLCASKKKKDSCQGDSGGPLMIPIKSSYYLAGIVSYGLKCADFNYPGIYTRVAQFSDWINSVTGVGTSR; this is encoded by the exons ATGCGGTTTCATTATTTGTGCTTTGGAGTGTTGATGGTGCTCTGCGATGATGCATTTAGCTACAAGATCAATCGAAGAGTGATTAGACAAAGTGGTGAT AATTCTTGCACCACACCAGATAATCAACCAGGATATTgcttaaaactaaaaaattgcacACATCTTTATGAACGATTGGGAAGAGTTCCACTCGCACCAGAACTTGCCAGCTTTTTACGAAAATCTCGCTGTGGAGAAGAAAGCGATAAATCACCGAAAGTTTGCTGTAGTGTTTCAACTTCAGTAGACCTATCTGCAACTTCGACCCCTTCGCCAGGAACTGCTACTCCGAAGTCAGctggtgattttgaaaatagattgaGTGAAGATGAGCAGAAGTACTCTGTTTGCGGTAAAACAACCAGAAACACTTGGAAAATTGTCGGAGGAGGGAATACAACTTTAG GCGATTGGCCATGGATGGTAGCGTTAGGATATACTTCTCCCAGTGATTCTGATCCTTCGTATCGTTGCGGTGGAAgtttaatttcgaataaatgGATCGTCACAGCTGCTCACTGCGTTTTAAATACTGGAAGACTTAATAT TTCAGTAGCTCGATTGGGAGAACTAAATCTTGATAAGGCTGTCAATGATGGAGCCGCACCAGTGGAAATACCAATAGAGGAAAGTATTCCACATCCCGATTATAACTCTAAGCAGTACATAAATGATATTGCCTTATTGAGGTTGAAAAATCCTGTAACTTTCACTT cgcaAATCCGTCCTATTTGTATACCGAACAAGAATGAATACGGAAATGATgcattttattccaaaaaactTCCATTTGTCATCGGATGGGGAAGTACAGAATATC GAGGACCCATGTCAAATGTACTACAAgaagttcaacttgaaataattgATGCAGCAACTTGTACTGAAAAATACCGAAATCTGACTCAATCAGTTATTGATAATCGAGTGTTGTGTGCATCTAAGAAAAAGAAAGATTCTTGTCAG ggTGACTCTGGTGGTCCTCTAATGATACCGATTAAATCATCTTACTATTTAGCTGGAATAGTATCGTATGGACTCAAATGTGCTGATTTCAATTATCCTGGCATTTACACTCGAGTTGCTCAATTCAGTGATTGGATCAATAGTGTCACAGGAGTTGGAACGTCGCGCTGA